GGTGATGATGCTTGGGGGTGATATATTAGGGGAAACAAGAGTGGCTAGTATTGCGATTTTTAACGAAACTGAAGTACTCAATTACCCTAAAGCCCACCAATACGCCTTAACGCTCACGCTTATCAATTTTAGCAGGGCTTGAAGCCGTGAATAGTGGCTATATTGAAGCCAATCATTCAGTGTGGCTAGACACCCAAAAAAAAAGATTTTTTTAAAACCACAACAACGAAAAATCGGCTTTGTGTTTCAAGATTACGCCCTATTCCCTCATTTAAGTGTGTATCAAAACATCGCCTTTGCTCACCCTAAAGATAAAAATAAAATCCACGAAGTGTTACGCTTAATGCGTTTAGAAAATCTAAGCCAGCAAAGAATTCCTCAACTCTCTAGCGGACAAGCCCAACGAGTCGCTTTAGAAAGAGCTTTAATCGCAGCCAAGAATTTATTGCTTTTAGATGAGCCTTTAAACGCCTTGGATAATGCCTTAAAAAACGAAGTGCAACAAGATTTGCTTGATTTTATCAAGCGTGAAAATTTAAGCGTGTTATTGGTAAGCCATGATCCAAATGAAACAACCAAACTCGTGCGAACTTCTCTCTTTTTAAACAATGGCGTTATTGATCCTAATCAAGAAAATCTGCCTTTTTCAAACCGCTTATTGATAAAACTTCTCTTTGAAGATGAAAATTATTGCCATTATGAGGTCATTCCTCAAACGATCAGTTTGCCAAAAGATTGCCTGAACCCAACTTTTAAGCTTGATTTCAATCAGGGTAAAAAATTTTAGAAATATTTTTTTCATTTTTCTCTTAAAACCCTTTTATTTTTCAAAAAATGCAAATTTTATGCACCCATTTTAGTATGAGAAATAGCGCTAAAGTTTTAGGGAGTCGCTCTCATAACAACCGCTAAAATCAAACTCTTTTATTATTAGCATTCAATGAAAACAGAGCCAATCTTTTAGTTTTTCAAAAAATTTTCTATTCTTTTGACGCTCTCTGTTTGGCCTAAAATAAAAAGTGCTTCTTTAAGGCCTATCCCACCCCCCTTACCCAAAAGGGCTAATCTTAAAGGCTGCATAAAACTACCCGCTTTAATCTTTTCTTCTTCAATGATTTTGTGCATAGCGTTTTCTAGAGCGCTTTCATCGTTGAAATTGGCTTTATTTAATTCCAGCTTAAACTTTTCTAACAAGGGCATAATAAGCGCTTGATTGAGCTTTTTAAAAACCTTTTCTTCATATTCCACAGGAGCGATTAAAACCTCATCTATTTTAAGGGCTAATTCTTTTAAAGTTTGAGATCTTTCTTTGAGAGCGTCCAACAAGCGATCTAATTGGGTGGGGTTTAAATGCGAGAGATCGCTAAAACTAAAAGGCTTTAAAAGCTCCAATAATCCTTGAGCGCTTTGGTTTTTTAAATAGTGAGCGTTGATCCAATTAAGCTTGTGCCAGCTAAAGCAACTGGGCGAAGAATTTAAATCTTTAGGGTCAAACCATTCTAGTAATTCTTGCATGCTAAAAATCTCTTTATCGTGATAGCTCCACCCCAAACGCGCTAAAAAATTCACTAACGCTTCCTTAAGATAGCCCATTTCTTGATAGTCCATCACATTAGTGGCCCCATGGCGTTTGCTTAATTTTTGTCCTTCTTCATTCAAAATCATCGGCACATGGAAAAAATTAGGGATTTTAAAATTTAAAGCCTTATAGAGAATGATTTGTTTAGGGGTGTTAGAAAGGTGATCATCGCCTCTAATCACATCAGTAATCCCCATTAAAGCGTCATCAATGGTAACCACAAAGTTATAAGTGGGCGTTCCATCGCTTCGTGTGATAATAAAATCGTCTAATTCGTTAGTATTCACTTTCACTACACCTTTAACTCCGTCATTAAAACCAACCACCTCATTTTGTGGGACTTTAATCCTTACTACAGGCTCTATGCCTTTAGGGGGCGTGCCTTTAAAATCACGATAACGATTGTCATAGCGTGGGGTTTCTTTCCTGGCCTTTTGTTCTTCTCTCAAAGCGTCC
This region of Helicobacter pylori genomic DNA includes:
- the gltX gene encoding glutamate--tRNA ligase yields the protein MSSIVTRFAPSPTGYLHIGGLRTAIFNYLFARANQGKFFLRIEDTDLSRNSIEAANAIIEAFKWVGLEYDGEILYQSKRFGIYREYIQKLLDEDKAYYCYMSKDELDALREEQKARKETPRYDNRYRDFKGTPPKGIEPVVRIKVPQNEVVGFNDGVKGVVKVNTNELDDFIITRSDGTPTYNFVVTIDDALMGITDVIRGDDHLSNTPKQIILYKALNFKIPNFFHVPMILNEEGQKLSKRHGATNVMDYQEMGYLKEALVNFLARLGWSYHDKEIFSMQELLEWFDPKDLNSSPSCFSWHKLNWINAHYLKNQSAQGLLELLKPFSFSDLSHLNPTQLDRLLDALKERSQTLKELALKIDEVLIAPVEYEEKVFKKLNQALIMPLLEKFKLELNKANFNDESALENAMHKIIEEEKIKAGSFMQPLRLALLGKGGGIGLKEALFILGQTESVKRIENFLKN